tgggcttcaccatggaacacccaccgggtatagtttggcgtaaatccatacttgcaaagatgttcccccatgatcttccttgtttttcttttcctgtttccgcattcgctacagggacagaatgtgtctctcgctctattagctgccttgccaaatgcttggttcaagaaaccctCGGTCTTGTCCATCCATTTAGGGTTGATTTCAGCCTGACTTGGGCGgcctgtgtacatccactcacggttatccatcctctagcatatacatgagcgagtaatataaccaccaattgcatctgaatggcgtgcctactgtctaatgggtgaggataggtcctaatcccacccgcggatgcgtagatgaggttagtttacatgctctactctgattcaagacagaatttcggcagcacctcccctctgttctcccgatacacgtcctggaagggagagtgtgtatccggagaacaacagggaggtggtgctgaaactctgtctcggatcgaagcagaacatggaaactaccccatctacgcatccgtgggctgtccaaaaaagtggataatctaaaacagatacggtcttagatatgcgaagatccgcatacctccaaccgtatctgtttcgaatgggagacgcctaactgggttacaccgaTCTATGACACcgataaggaagagaggttatttatacctagggtggcggtggagtcaggctagcgaggcagtggcgaggcgacgctgtgcaggcaggaccgcagtgccgacgaagacgatcggggtcaccaACGTACTCTGGGTCCCctccgacaggtcctgctctgcaaaagaagaattataatactataagttaaaaatttcgacagaacctcccctgtacggggaggttccaaaacctgcaagaaaaaagccggcacgatggccgacagcatatatacggtacgaaggcccacacatccacgtatggcacgatggcccacacatccacatatcgcacgaaggccgtcaatgacatacaaggcacgaaggccgacaaccgggGGGGGCTTTATACCTTGGGTGGTGGTGGAGTCGGGCGACGCGGTGCCGGGGTCACCTTCGTCTCCAGCGAGGGGCGGGGACGATGGCGGGGACGAACGGTGAGGGGCGTGGCCGacggccgaggctcctcctcctcccttctccttctcgttctcctcccttctccttcttccttctcccttctcctctcctccacctcccttctctcctctactccCCTGCTCCTCTCCTCCACTCCGGTGGTTCAGGGGCGGGGGGCAGCTGGGGCAGGGCACCACCGGTGGGTCCTGCTCTacaaaagaagaattataatactataagttCAAATTTcgacagaacctcccctgtacggggaggtttccaaaacctgcaagaaaaaagccGGCACGATGTCCGACAGCATATATATGGCATGAAGGCCCATAcatccacatacggcacgaaggcccacacatccacatatGGCACAAAGGCCGTCAATGACATacaaggcacgaaggccgacaaccggggggggctttataccttgggtggcggtggagtcgggcgacgCGGTGCCGGGGTCACCTTCGTCTCTAGCGAGGGGCGGGGACGACGGCGGGGACGAACGACgaggggcgtggccggcggccgaggctcctcctcctcccttctccttcttccttctcccttcttctctcctccacctcccttctctcctctactcccatgctcctcctctcctccactgCCGGTGATTCAGGGGAGGGGAGCAGCCGGGGCAGGGCACCACCGGCAGTCCGCGTCCGGCGGCGGAGCGTGGCCGGGGCGTGGCCGACTGCGGCGGAGGTCGCGCGGCGACGGGGCGGGGCCGGGGTAGGGCCAGGGCGGGGAGGCGCCGGTGGTTTGCGGCGGCGGAGCGGGGCCGAGGCAGGGCTGGCTGCGGGCGGCGGTGGGGCGGGGCCAGGGCGGGGCGGCGCCGGTGGTCCACGGCGGTGGAGCGGGGCCAGGGCGGGGCCGGCTGCGGGTGGCGGCGGGGCGGTGCCGGGGCGGGATGGTGCACCACTGGCCAGGGAGGGCAGACAGCGACCCGGGCGCGGGCCGACTGCGGTGGAGGTCCGGCGGTGCCGGTTCTCCGCGGTGACGGGGCGGGGCGCGCGGCTGTGAGAGAGTGGGAGAGTGGGAGCGGGCCGGCCGACCCGCTAGGGTTAAGTGGGGCggccctttgtcgagtgccgagattcgagcactcggcaaagaaattgagGGGGTCTTTTAATccgaaagaagaaaaaaaaattctaaatattctttgccgagtgctgcaagcctggcactcagcaaagaggttcctttgccgagtgccaattccgacactcgacaaagtattttttttgtttttaaatttTTTCTGTGACATTTATACAGTACCTTAAAGCCGttgttccaatttggaacttttctatgactttttggtatattttttaatttttttatgtttacttgaatttttctcaaaaagtaaatttgaactgcaggtgcatgaaatattggaatttagcgattcaaaaaatggtattcatgtttttgagtgtattttgaggccgtgtgcagggacattcgtgaaatttcgaacatctgtttcacgaaacatgaccaccaacttgttaaaaaaatattttttaattatataaaatgcaaacaaagtccaaaaatcatgaaacttgtcgagatgtcgtgtcatcgcatgtagaggctatggtaaaaaatttagaagtttccgagcaagttgtgatgtacgatgcctaaaacccagacatctccacatgtgagaggaggggaggggccggccgccggcgggaggAGAGGAAGCGGCGGATCCGAGGTGGCGTGgggcaaggaggggaggggccaagGCCGGCTGCTGGcgggaggagaggaggcggtGGATCCAGGGCGGCGCGgggcaaggaggggaggggccggggccggccaccgccgggaggaggggaggggaggggctggccgccggcgggaggagaggagggggcggccacgGGCGCTGGCGCTGGTGTGGGAGGCGGCGGCATGCGAGgggcagcagagagagagagcaggttGGATTGGGTTTCCCTTTGCGTGGGCTACGACTCCATCCAAAAGGCTATGACTCCGCGCGTGCATACGGTGAGAACCGGGATCTGGGCAAGACCGTATATCTTTTCGCCGACACTTAGATAGTTGGCTTGTTTAGGAAATGCCGACACTTATTCTGTCTAAAAACATTTGCCGACAGTTTTATTGTCCTAAGAGAAATGCCGACAGTTAACCTATAGCCATACAACATCGTTGCCGACAGTTTACGTGACTTTAAAAAGGTTGTACAATTACCAACACATAGTGGGTTGTCAAAACCAATCATTTGCCAACAGATAAGTGTAGGCAAATGTGTGTCGTGGTgtagtgacactcggcaaagtttctaaactttgccgagtgttaaggccacaacactcggcaaagtttagacactttgctgagtgtcacgcccaaaacactcggcaaacaagcgcaCAACGGccagattttatggtcactttgccgagtgcccattagaatacactcggcaaagaaggttcctAGAATAACAGAAAATGGCCTCTTCGGCGCCGAGTGTTTtgtcttgacactcggcaactcctctatttgccgagtgttacactcggcaaagcgaccaataCCACCCCCCTTTTTTtactaatctatcacgtataacggacccctctcaattcacaataaactatcacaattcacaataaaccatcatcacaggcataattatatgtcacaggcacaataaaccatcatcacaatttacaataaaccatcatcacaattcacaataaaccatcatcacaagtcacaactaagtcacaataagccacaaatgcaaatgcaatcactgcggaggcccttagaaccactgcgacaaatccgggtcttgaggctaattatttgatgccgccgattgattctgcacaaaagagaagagattgcatgtgtgagacaagattgatATTTATATGTGATGCACTTAATATCTAAGGTTCCTTGACACATGGAGATTGcacttaattcattattcatgtgATACCTGTTGATCATTTTTGTtacattgcaaaaaaaaaaagattctacAAAATCTAAACTACTTTGGAAGTTCACAAGTTTCCAAATTGACATGCGCCATTTCGCACTGAGAGCCAATAAGTCAAAAATGGACACACAGTCCTAAAGCGGTAGCTCCCATGAACTTGACCTAAAAGACAATAAATTAGTTGGTGATAACTCTGATACTGGACCAGCTAAAACAGCTTCTTTCACAACCATACACATCCACAGTATCCAGAGCTCGAAAATTGGTCAATAATTTTAAACCAAAAGGGCTCCCTAAGATCATGACAGTTAGAAAAAAGAAACTAATAGCTTACTGCTAGTACAGTGGACAATTGGACATAGATGTAAAACTAGATCCATAGAAAAACAATCGAGCACAATTGATTAAAAGGTTAAACGGAGTTTCATCAGGACAGCACGCTATCCATTCATATATTAATCAGTCATGAGCTTGGGGATTGACCTCATAGGTGCAAAGCACAGCTGGAAGACACTAAGATGCACGAGTTACTAAACTAGCCAGTTCACTCACCTGACTCCTGTACCTTGGTTTATATGGTGCGTAAGTAGAACAAACCAACTACCTGATGAGTACTGTGTAATGAGTTCATGAATTGCTTGGTGCAGTGAGAAAGGCATATGGTAAAAACTGATCCAGCTAATCCAGAAGGCATGTGGTAAAATTCAGGCAGAGCCCATCTGAACCACACGTGATACCTGCTGTTGCCGGACAGCAACAATGGCTGGAGCCCCAATCTGTCCAGCCTGGGACTTTTACTCCATTCAAACAGTACATTTATTTCAATTAATTTTCTTTTCACTAGTTTGGGATTTCATCCGTAAATACTTTGTCATCTCCTACAATGGCAGAGGACCTGCCGAGCTTGCTCAAAAAATGAATTCTGTGACACAACCATGTACTGAAGTAGATTTTCGATACTAGCTAACCAGGATACAAACCAAGGTGTCTTATCAAATATAGAGTAGTAGTAACAGATAAACCAGGAGAGCACTCGGTCAGTTGTTTCAAGATGCAGTATAAGGTGACTCTACATTTCTACCTAGTCACAAAAACATGCAAAGTATTCaatctaaagttctctaagtcattttgtgctaacatctaaagttttctaagtcaaagtattcaatctgcagtataaggtgtcaagtgactcacagtagttgtgggtggctgaggtggagggaatagcatcggtggcgatggcaaagcttcacccatactcgatgcaaaattctgTATGTATTGAAATatttggtccatcctcaaccgatTTTCTTGCTCTATCCTCTGTCGCTCGGCCTCGATGCAAAATTTGTAAGCGTCGTACGTgacagattgtgcgaaaccttctcaattttttccacagtctccacgtatgatatcaggagatcttgacaaatctcgtcattttcagacttcttttgctttttttagaatttaaaaaccattctgccacacgttcgtggtcgtgttttctgaacaaaatgttcgaaatttcttttcatttcccgagtaaggccccaaaatggactcaataacatgaatatgacttcttcactcaatttattccattatttgaatcacttgcggttcaaatttgacttaaaccaaaaaattcctctaaatgcaataaattaattaaatatagcaaacagatcgagaaatataccaaattttaacatgtagtaccacatgttgtatgtgtagagtagaaaaagtttggagggcaggagaggaaaaaaattattattttgccgagtgctaataaaaaacactcggcaacaacattattttgccgagtgtcaatagaaaacactcggcaaaccttgtcTTTGCCGGGTGTCTcaaacggacactcggcaaagtcctaACGGCTGGGTGGTGCACCCAACGACCGTCACATGGCCGCCGCACGCCCAGCGCACGTGcctatactttgccgagtgtccgtgtttgccgagtgtttcgttgtagtttgccgagtgttttttattaggaactcggcaaagttgggttttgccgagtgctatctgtttgccgagtgtttaattcaaaacactcggtaaataggatatttgccgagtgcccgatggaatgcactcgtcaaaccctcaggcactcggcaattatactgtttccggtagtgtatgttgcaacaagaaaaataaaaatatatataagatGTAGTTTAATTTGATAAGTCAAAATTAAGAGGGCCGCAACATGGAGCTTTCGTAATTTGGTTTAGGATAAATTGCGAGATGGACCAAGCCTTGCTTGACCTGATCATGAGCCCCCCAGCGAGATACCTCTGAAAAAAAAACAACACAAACCTTCAGTGCATTAGATCGGGTTCTGGTTATGAATTATGATTTTCGACCTATGATCCCACCCAACTCCAAAAAAATGACCCATGGTAGAAAAACATAAAAAGCCCGAGCAATAGCCTTTCCATCTAATCATGCTCAAGCTAATGATTTTGACCCCACATTTTTCCTAACTTGACCCAAATTTAACCTTGCCTGACTTTTGTTCATGCTAACTTGACCCAAATTTAACCTTGCATTCATTCGATCTGATCCaattttcttttttctgtgtgaGATAAACCTGATGCGCAACACCTCGGCTGTAGATATTTTAGATTTCATTAATTGCTTCCTTCTCACTTTCTTTTATCAGAAAATGTGCTTTTGACCTGATTGTTGTTAACAATAATCGATCCTAGCGATGACTTATAGTTTGAGTATGCAATAAGATATTGAATGAAATATGGCTGCGTATGCATACCACTATAGTCCCAAGGCGAGTAATTTCAATGATATGCACAAGTCCATGGAGTGATCATCAGCCTAAAAAATAGGATAAAGTGCAGAGGCATATAATTACCTCGTGATTTATGacctagtttttcttgatgtctTCACAACGGCTTTGAATTCTTGTTGCTGGAATGGCCTTTCTGCCCCTGGTATCAGCGGCGAAGCCACAGTGCATGTGTCGGGGTCATGCGACCCCGATAACTTTGTACGAATCAGTGGAACCCCGCGTATTCCGGCCAGCTACGACCCCATCAAATTGAGTTCATGAATCTGTGCGACCCCGGTAGCAGTTTAGTCTGGATTCGCCGCTGCCTGGTATAGGTAACCTCTTTCTTCTTGTACTTGGCAAAAAAAATCTTCCAGGATCGGCCTCTACTAGCTCATAGGTTTGGAATTCTTCTTAGGTTTTATGGATGAATCGGCTAAGCTGGTTTCTAGTAGCTGTGGTGATTTCGCTTCTGTCTCACCCTCCAGCCAAACTCGATTGTTGTTATGCTATGTTTTCTGAAACATGCTCATCATTGGCGACAATTTGATAAATAGATCTAGACGATGTCTCTTCAATTACCAGCTTTTCTTCACATAGTGTCAGTTTTGAATTTCTACTAAAATTCCAATCCTTGTTAACATGATAGACTTGTCTAATCACCTTGAGGTTCTTTTTTCTCCAAAGAATTTTTCTTGTCAAAATGATCATCATTTCTAGGTGATGGCTTATCTCTATATGTAATGTAATCTGAACAAAATGATCTAGGAAGTGATGACATCAAAGAATTATGAGTCCATGGTGGATTAAAAAAGGTATGTTGAAACAAGGCATATATAAATGGCATAGGCATATATGATACATGTTGAGAAAATGACAATGATGAATGAGAATTATTCCGTCCTCGCTTTTGGCTACTAAAATTTCTTTCTAGGAGATGAATTGGATTGTTTGGAATTAGTAGGCTGACTAGcatatttagggggtgtttggcagggctcctcctgAGAGGCTTCTCCGCAGGAgtatgtggctcctccaaaatggCTCTAGCTCATCTGTTTTTCACTAAAAAACGGCTCCTACTGCAAAACGTTTGGTATTCTTTTGTTTtcggagccagagccggagctgCGGAGGAGCCCTACCAAGCAGGCCCTTAATATTCTTTTGTTTTCGGCATTTACCTCGAAGCTTCCCAGCAACAGCCTTCGACTTTTCCTTTTGATGCTTTTTATGGCCTGTGGCTTTAATAGTTTTCCAAATATCAATCTCAGTATTTTTCTGCTTCAACATCGTTGGCTTTTACTATAGTAAATCAATTTGAATCTAACTAATCACCTAAATAACTTTTAGATACTTTCACCTACTAGTATATTCTTCATGTGTACAGAAGTTTTCAGATATTTTCAAAATTGAATCCTGAAACGGATAGGGAAATATAAGGGAAAACGGATTTGGATACATCCATTTAGTATccatatattagaaataaatgCAAATACAAATATCCGTATTACAAGTTTTATCTAATATGAATTCACATATTTAAAATTTATACATGTGGGGTCACTCCTGACCTCTCGCCCTCACTGAGAATCACACGTGGAGAGGTCGAGGGTTTCCCACATGGAGATGAGCGGGAGCGCGAGTATACACATGGGAGCGAAGGTTGATCACGGCCGTGACCAGAAAGAAATGCGGATTAATTGCCTATTCAACTTACTGGAAAAACCTCATCCTTCTTACACGAGCGCCCCGGATATTTATAGGACATCCCCGGGGCCTCGGTAGAATTACGCTAGAGACAACCTTTACAAGATACCCGCGATACAACAGACAAGGGTATGCGCGGTAAACTTCCTCCCTTGGCCAACCACCCCAAAACCCTAAAAGACTTGGTGGGGCCGCCGCCATCTTCAAGCCGGTCCCTCCCTATGGCCCGTGCCGAACCTCCACGCGCCCCGGGCGAGGGTCCGTCATCCGCCGTAAGCTAGTGTCCTGCTTGCGACGGTACTCTACCCGGGTTACGAGGCTTTGCACACGATACCTGAAAGCAAAGATCAATATGATGAATGGAGACCTTCGCGGCGAGGGTCATAACCCGCCGCAAGGGTTGTTAGCCGGGCCAGCAAAAGGTCGAACGCCGGGGTAGGAGCTACGGGCGAGGTCGTCTTCCCCAACAATAGACATCTAGTTCCACCCCTACTTACAACTCAGCATCGGATATGGAAGCTGAGCTAAGCTGTCCACTACTatagaaatgatttttcagatgcctc
This sequence is a window from Miscanthus floridulus cultivar M001 chromosome 10, ASM1932011v1, whole genome shotgun sequence. Protein-coding genes within it:
- the LOC136489295 gene encoding vegetative cell wall protein gp1-like, which translates into the protein MPPPPTPAPAPVAAPSSPPAGGQPLPSPPPGGGRPRPLPSLPRAALDPPPPLLPPAAGLGPSPPCPTPPRIRRFLSSRRRPAPPLLSHVEMSGRAPRPVTAENRHRRTSTAVGPRPGRCLPSLASGAPSRPGTAPPPPAAGPALAPLHRRGPPAPPRPGPAPPPPAASPASAPLRRRKPPAPPRPGPTPAPPRRRATSAAVGHAPATLRRRTRTAGGALPRLLPSPESPAVEERRSMGVEERREVEERRREKEEGEGRRRSLGRRPRPSSFVPAVVPAPR